One window of Triticum dicoccoides isolate Atlit2015 ecotype Zavitan chromosome 5A, WEW_v2.0, whole genome shotgun sequence genomic DNA carries:
- the LOC119298087 gene encoding uncharacterized protein LOC119298087: MAGSGSSSSAPKEGGFHLMSCLKEVSTLRGDNHTEWRKKVELAFVCADLDWVLDEPQPVRPIEPVRETTEDDAAWAKKKGDYAPLEMSYIIANQKCVNANKKCMAFIKNTIESTIVGSIAECTSAVELLTKIKSQFSGSSKIYATQVLKQLVTEQYTHGGIREHILRMSNMAAKLKPMDEDLEIKPKLLVHLVMASLPKEFETFVVNYNMSPGIWDIEKTIAMCVQEEDKLKVSHGGTLNYVKDHKKKNYNQNNKSSPSKPQGKAPY; encoded by the exons ATGGCCGGCTCTGGATCGAGCTCATCCGCACCCAAGGAAG gaggctttcacttgatgagttgcctaaaAGAAGTTTCGACACTCAGAGGTGACAACCACACTGAGTGGAGGAAGAAAGTTGAACTGGCATTTGTTTGTGCTGATCTGGACTGGGTTCTGGATGAACCACAACCGGTCAGACCTATAGAGCCAGTAAGAGAGACTACTGAGGATGATGCTGCATGGGCTAAAAAGAAAGGGGATTATGCTCCTTTGGAGATGTCTTACATCATAGCCAACCAAAAGTGTGTTAACGCAAATAAAAAATGCATGGCCTTTATAAAGAATACCATTGAGAGCACCATTGTGGGCTCCATTGCAGAGTGCACTTCAGCAGTTGAGTTGCTGACAAAGATAAAGAGCCAGTTCAGTGGCTCTTCAAAGATATATGCCACCCAGGTGTTAAAACAACTTGTGACAGAACAATACACACATGGTGGAATAAGAGAGCACATCCTGAGGATGAGCAATATGGCAGCAAAGTTAAAGCCTATGGACGAGGATCTGGAGATCAAACCAAAGCTCCTGGTCCACCTTGTCATGGCTTCACTGCCAAAGGAGTTTGAAACTTTTGTTGTGAATTATAATATGTCACCTGGAATATGGGACATAGAAAAGACAATTGCTATGTGTGTCCAAGAAGAGGACAAACTAAAAGTTTCACATGGTGGAACACTCAACTATGTGAAGGATCataagaaaaagaactacaatcaaaacaacaaaagttCTCCTTCAAAGCCACAAGGAAAAGCTCCCTATTAG